tgagatggccgccgacccgcggcgaaatggcattcggcgaaacggctttcggggaaatgaccctgatcccattTCGATAATATGCAGGTGCACATAGGCTTTTACAGATTTCTGAAGGAGAGCACTGACAGACACAGATTCCttaaatttccaaaatttctggtgaaaacgtaatcaaaattattatgtcaaacattgttttttaccaGGAAAACCtttatttgtgtgtgtgtgtgtgtgtgtgtgtgtgtgtgtgtgtgtgtgtgtgtgtgtgtgtgtttgtgtgtgtgtgtgtttaagtcaatcgaaatcGATGACTTATTTCGTATACATAGCAAATCGTGTTACGAGGTCACTGTTCCATGGACTAGCCCCTCCAATATGCAATATtttcatcaaatggattcaaacattgtaTAAAGGCTCTCGATGTCTTGCAAATTACAAGCAATCAACGCGTATTTTGTTTTTTCCAGTTTTGCATATACGATTACCATGTTCCGTTCTTATCAACACTCTATTTTGCATCCAATGTTCGATCTCTTACCATACGTATCCAAACCTTCAGTCTTCAGAGCCAACCCTCTGGACATCAAATTATATTATACACATCTAAATATTTTTCCTATAGACGCTCCAACGTAAAacagaaaaattatttataccCGAACAGTTATTGTTACTCATAAAACGTATGTTGTTTTATACATCAAATTATTTAGGAGGCGGATAATGTCTAACACTGttgaaaaatgatttatttttttcattttattttcttaaagtaaaactcaaaaatattctgtgaaattttcaagccttcaAGAACAAAACTCTGAAAGTTATGGACTTTTAGCttttcttatctcatactgcgagaaTGCAAGAGCTAGTAAGCTCACAAATCCAAAGTTCTGCTtggattgacttgaaaatttgactaaATATTCCTGAAATGTTGTTTTAGAACAAAATACaagcaaaaatatgatttttcaaaagtgttaaacGCACCCCTTAGgaaataaattgtttctttcaatttaatagacaataaacttttgtcgccgaaattcacCCACTAAGATTTAGTGAACATagaattgatttttgaaaaattcatcattagggaaaatctttatttttgttcatAAAACCGTTCATTTTGTTCTTAGGGTATTTCTAAACAGATTAAAAACAAATTCTGCAGttaaaagttctatatggaagatctgtaatagaacagaaactggaacaaatgtgtccccagcaagccgttctagttttatttattgtcagtttttcttgttgtaaaatccagatttaaattttgtaactgacataaattatgcacctagaactagaacactcctgaacatgccctaagagcaaattcagcagctgcaagattcataacagatcggctgaaaagttcgtatcgtttctatgagagggcgccactagaattaaatccataccattttcagttagtaccaaccttcaaaagatacgtgtataaatttgacagctgtctgattattagtttgtgagatattgcattttgagtgaagctacttttgttattgtgaaaaaatgaaaaaaaaaggaatttcgtgtgttgatgaaacactactttttgatgaaaaaaagtgccgccgataccaaaaaaaggtttgatgagtgttatccagactctgcaccgtgcgaagcaacaattcgtaagtggtttgcaaaatttcatactggtcatatgagcaccgaagacgatgaacgcagtcgacgtccaaaagaggctgttaccgatgaaaacgtgaaaaaaatccacaaaatgattttcaatgaccgtaaagttaagttgatcgagatagctgacaccctaaagatatcaaaggaacgtgttggacatattattcacgaatatttggatatgagaaagctttgtgcaaaatgggtgccgcgtgagctcacaatcgatcaaaaacaacaacgaattgatgattctgagcagtgtttggagctgttatatcgaaataaaaccgatttttttcgtcgatatataacaatggacgaaacatggctccatcacttcactccggagtccaatcgacagtcagctgagtggactgcacgcgatgaaccgaacccaaagcgtggaaagactcaacaatcggtcggtaaggttatggcgtctgtattttgggattcgcatggtataattttcatcgactaccttgaaaagggaaaaaccatcaacagtgactattatatagcgttcttagagcgtttgaaggacgaaatttcaaaaaaaaaacgtcctcatttgaagaagaaaaaagttttgtttcatcaagacaatgcaccgtgtcacaagtcgatgaaaaccatgctgaaatttaacgaattaagcttcgaattgctccctcatccaccgtattctccagatttggcccccagtgactttttcctgttctcagacctcaagagaaggctcgctggtaaaaaatttagaagcgatgaagaggtaatcgctgaaactgaggcctattttgaggcaaaggacaaatcgtactacaaaaatggtatcgaaaagttggaagatcgctataatcgctgtatcgcctctgatggcaattatgttgaataataaaaacgaattttggtaaaaaaaatgtgtgtttctattaaacgatacgaacttttcagccgaactgttatgggtggtctataaaataactgaaattgAAACAAACGTGCCCCCAGAaaaccgttttagttttatttattcgaacagttctactgtcaaatttaaaactggtatacattgccgttctattttttctatatttgaaacacagataaaacgctgctgggctgccagtttattttgttataatttccagatttaaattttaaaactgacataaattatgcatctagaactagaacactcctgaatatgccctaagagcaacttcagcagctgcaagattcatatgggtggtctatattataactgaaacaaacgtgtcACCAGAaaaccgttttagttttattcattcgaacagttctactgtcaaatttaaaactggtatacactgccgttctattttttctatatttgaaacagtgaaacacagataaagcgGTGCTGGGGTTGCCATTTTATTTTGTAATAATTATTcagattaaaattttaaaactgacataaattatgcatctagaactagaacactcctgaacatgccctaataTTTGCGGCAACCAAGAATTAATTAAAACACAACCTGGCAACCCTGCTTAGAAGAGCCAGTCGAAACCAGGTGGCAGCACATgtggtaaaaaaaactttaccaATACTGTAAACGGCGAAAGCTGCCTATCGATTTCGCTTGCATCCACACACGCTGAAAGCTTCGGAGAACGAAATTAAAGCAAACCGTGATAATTCAAACATCAAACCGACAAACACAAACTAGGAACTGAGTAATTTTGTGCTCCGAAAaaattcgtgaaaaatcgtgtgaaatatataaaaaagttttcgaaaACCATATCAGTATGCTGTTAAAAGTCTATGGATCAAATCAGTGAAGAATTCTGATGATTTAATATAATTTGATAGTGTTTTTTTGGCAGTCATTCTGGCTTCCAACATTCATTGAGGTATGTGTTGACATTTGAATCAAATGGCTGTTGAGGTTATATCGCCTGGAAAAATGGCGCATCTTACTGATGACGTCGTTTACGTTGTTTACATTGACGCATCGGAGATTAATTCATGATTTCTCATTACCTTACAGTATATATAATGGCACCGCGACGAAAAAAAACTACAGCTAAGAAAAAGCAAAATAAAGCAATTGAAGAAGAAGTTAATATTGCTGAAGAAATACCTCAGCCGAAGAATGCAGGTGAAAAAGTAACCAACAGAGAACGTAGAATGTTCCAGTCTCCGGCGGCACAATCCGTCGTAGAGGATGATTCCGTTATAATGTTGTCAAGTGCAGAGAACACACTGGTGACCGTGGACGATTCTTCGCTGATGATGTTGACTGCAGGCGCGATATTGCGACCCTCAACACGGCTGAGCAACATAGATATGACTTTGGAAGAGACGGGTAATGGTACTGATGTGAaatcaaatttgttttgaatttcataggttttcatctttttttttagtGGAATCAACCAGTCGTCAAAGCGCAAAATCGTTCGGACCAGAAGATACTAATATGAGCATAATAAATATTATTCAAACACCCGGCGTGCATCGAGACAGGCCAAAGTCTTCGGTTGCTATTCGTCGTACGGGAGGATCTATGGCCGGTGGAGAGCGAGATAGTTTGGCACGACCCATTAGAAATCGTAGTATGAATCGAAACATATTTTCGGGAGATTTTGTAATGGTAACGAAACGACGAAACAAAGTGGTATCCAGAAGTACACGGCATGCAGAACAAGAACTTGAAACCGTGCGAGAAAACAGTGCGATTGAGGACCCGGAAACCCGTACGCAAGAGATCGATTTGAACAAAACGCCGATAGACAACGAAAATGTTGTTCCTTCGAATCATATTGAAACAAGGTCAACTGCTAAGAAAAAAGAAACGGCCCCATCAGTCAGAACAAGATCGTCTTCAAGAGATAAAACGTTGAGAACTCCAAATATAAATGTACGAACGAGAGCATCTTCTGCTGTTAAGTCTAGAACTGCAACTACGGGAAAACGTCAAAATGCTACTAAACAAAGTTTGAAGGAGTCGACAgaaaaatcgacaaaaaatAAACGGAATGTGAAACCTAAGACGCGATCGAAGAACATCTTGGAATCCGACAAATCTTTAGAACCATTGCCAAATATCGATACGGTTTCAACTGAGGAAACTAGTAATGACGAATCTCAACGACAAAAGAGAAATTCCGAACAGCTTGAAATTGATTCAAACGTACCTTTGGATACGGCAAAAGTTATTGACGATGAACCTTctagtttggaaaaacaaagttccGATCAACAAAATGCAAGCGATGATGCGAATAAGCAGTCTCCAAATGTGACACAGGAAAAACCTACAAAGAATGAACGGACTGCCAGGTCTAAGACCCAGACGAAAAAACAATCGAAAACGATTTCCTCTGCCGCGTCCAAAATAGCCAGTACGGTTTTATCGGAAGAAATAATGAATGTCACAACAGAACATcataaaaatgattcaaaattgtcTGTAGATATTGCAAAAGTTATTGACGAAGAATCTACGGGTTTGGATAAGCTTGACTCAGACAAACAAACAGCGGACGATAGCGTTTTAAAGACGCCGGGAACGAATCAATTTTCTAACATTTCCACCAGAAGACGTCCCAAACTGTGGCATAACAAAGAAAATGACACACAAAAGGGTTTCGTTTCTGCTGCGATACGCAAACCATTGGAAGATATTCAAAACAAACTGGTTTCAGATAGGACAAGCATAAACCGGTTGGACCTTCGCAAAACGCTACAATCCGAGAGCTTCAGAAAAACTACCGaagaaaatttgttcaaatcgCCCACTGTTGATGTGTTTTCGCATGTTTCAAAGCGTAGACGTCCTAAACCGGGTCACGATCACAGTCAAAACACATCGTCCTCCTCAACAGCATCTAGCGAAACGATGCCAGAAAAACGACCGCGCACTGAATCGGTGCCGAGCGAAAGTTTTTCCAACAGTGACAAATCAAGAAATCGGTCCCAATTCGTATCGCCGGTCAGTCAAAATCTGTCATCGAAGGAAGAAAATGTTTCACCCAAGGCGCACTCTGACAATCCGAAAAACTCAGAATCTACACCGGAAGCAACAGCACCGACAAGCCGTTATCGCACAAGATCTGCATCCAGGGGTCGAACAGCGTTGGCACCAAAACAACCGAAGTGTCCCTGCTGCATTAATTCACTTGTGAAGCATTCTCCAAAAGCAAACgcagttccagttccagaatcaagaGTCGCGCGTGGTCGCCCTCGAACACGAAGAAATATTGAAGCTGAACAGCGTCATAATCGTTCTCGGAACGATGCAGTCAATCGCACTGAGCCCACTGACACTAATGTAGAACCATCTAGAAGTAATAGAAAAGATAAGCAATCAAACTCCGAAGCCGGCAAACCAAGCAGTCGGGCACGAAGTAAATCAGTACTACGCAACGCAAAGGAGATTAGCACCAAAAACATTACAACTCCCCGCAGTAGTTCGGTTCCGCGCGGGGTTCTCTTATCACCCGGCATCCAGAGACAAGATAATTGCATCGCCGTAGATGAATCATCGTCCCACGTGCCAATATATCGTCGTTACGCGGAAGACGTCGCTCTAACCCGATCGGTAAGTGTGGCCAGCCTGACAGCATTACCACCACCGGAACCCATCCCAGCGGACGGAGACATCTATGCATTCGATTCTCCCAGTCAAACGCCCGTAGCAGCAATggtgggaacaggaaaaaaagcCAGCACAGTCAGCAAAAAGCCTCGGATGCCTCGCAAGAAAAAAGCCACACCAGCTAAAAAAGCATCGCACTGTGTGTTCGGAACCGACATGGGACGCATTAGGGAAGTAGTGAGAAAGATCGGCGGAGGCCCAGTTCGGCAGCATCCCGATGGAAAGGACACGATGGTGGTAAGTAATTGTTGctttgtaacttttttttcttatctAGCCTGTTATTCTCGGGTGTGAGCACTGGATATAGAGTATAGGTTCTAACAATAGAACTAATATAGAATCGCTGAAAAAAATCTACTTCTGATCAGGGTTCCGGAGACCGCCCATGTTATATGTCATTCTACTCAGCACGACGAGATTTTCTTTAAAAGATTAAATGCTTTATGCACTTAGCCAGCTCACGTGTTCCGGTAGCTCTTAACCTACCGAACATTTTGAGTGTTGGGACTGATTTGCCATATCCACTGTAACACCTTGGACTGCTTGCCTCTTTCTTCCGAGGCTATTTATTACTTAAAAGGAAGCTTTGCTTATACACTCCTGCGTAATTCCCGTTTTCGCTTCACTGGCTCCCAAAACTGGTATTATGTCAAGGCGGATTGACACTGGCGAGTACAAAAACAACAATCGGTTTCTCACAACGACACGATACCAGATCCAGTCAAAACAGAGTGTCCTTCCTGGGCAGCAGGAGCTTCTGGGATCATCACTCTTCATATACCATATAAGCTGAAGAgtaccgggcctaacaaagagaacgcgttttttttttgtatcaaaatttactttattcatcaacgtaatctccgctctaacatttcaataccgcttttgtagaacgattaatCTTTTGCCTCGAAATAGGAGTcaatttcagcgataacctcttcattcgtgcgaaatttcgtaCCGGCGAGcgcagtggcgtctcgtaaCAAAATTtactagttgtgcactgcttatatgatatgatatcggatgtaacagttcgttgtaagtgaaaactaaacatTAAAGAATGAATATTCGCTtgcgtttttcaatacaatgaaataacggTATACTTTTGGGTGGGAATTTTCttttaaacttatttcgtatcaCCGATACAACAGAAGAATTGCGCGCTCTGCACAtcgagcaaatctgtcaataacttcatcaataaaatcGCTTTGATGttacaactgagacagcaatttgttttcaactgccataagcataaaccAATGAAGTTTCTGAGAAAACAACAAATCCCATAGCTAAGCtgagtatttttttcttttctggaATATgtacagtaactcatgtgcacgtaATAGACACACAGCGACAAGAGATGCTTTAAATTCTATGttggatgtatatgagatgtgtgtaattttggattttggcgCACAAGGCAAAGTACTCGATTTCTATGgtaatgtgatatgaaaagatcgttTGGCGGCTTAGGGTTCGGCCAATCCGACCTACTTTCATCGATTAAACAGAGAACCTAAAAATATACTTGAATGTGGATGGGGATGCTGTAAATTCCTTCAATTTAattggttgtgcagtgcacgaggtgcacataatatatactgttaatggtatttcctttcttaatatagtcgataaatattacaccacgcacatctcaaaataccgagaccataacctttccagccgagttttaattccggagtgaagtgatgaatccatgtttcatccattgtcaaatATCGACGTAAAAAtaccggtttg
This genomic window from Malaya genurostris strain Urasoe2022 chromosome 1, Malgen_1.1, whole genome shotgun sequence contains:
- the LOC131438507 gene encoding uncharacterized protein LOC131438507 yields the protein MAPRRKKTTAKKKQNKAIEEEVNIAEEIPQPKNAGEKVTNRERRMFQSPAAQSVVEDDSVIMLSSAENTLVTVDDSSLMMLTAGAILRPSTRLSNIDMTLEETVESTSRQSAKSFGPEDTNMSIINIIQTPGVHRDRPKSSVAIRRTGGSMAGGERDSLARPIRNRSMNRNIFSGDFVMVTKRRNKVVSRSTRHAEQELETVRENSAIEDPETRTQEIDLNKTPIDNENVVPSNHIETRSTAKKKETAPSVRTRSSSRDKTLRTPNINVRTRASSAVKSRTATTGKRQNATKQSLKESTEKSTKNKRNVKPKTRSKNILESDKSLEPLPNIDTVSTEETSNDESQRQKRNSEQLEIDSNVPLDTAKVIDDEPSSLEKQSSDQQNASDDANKQSPNVTQEKPTKNERTARSKTQTKKQSKTISSAASKIASTVLSEEIMNVTTEHHKNDSKLSVDIAKVIDEESTGLDKLDSDKQTADDSVLKTPGTNQFSNISTRRRPKLWHNKENDTQKGFVSAAIRKPLEDIQNKLVSDRTSINRLDLRKTLQSESFRKTTEENLFKSPTVDVFSHVSKRRRPKPGHDHSQNTSSSSTASSETMPEKRPRTESVPSESFSNSDKSRNRSQFVSPVSQNLSSKEENVSPKAHSDNPKNSESTPEATAPTSRYRTRSASRGRTALAPKQPKCPCCINSLVKHSPKANAVPVPESRVARGRPRTRRNIEAEQRHNRSRNDAVNRTEPTDTNVEPSRSNRKDKQSNSEAGKPSSRARSKSVLRNAKEISTKNITTPRSSSVPRGVLLSPGIQRQDNCIAVDESSSHVPIYRRYAEDVALTRSVSVASLTALPPPEPIPADGDIYAFDSPSQTPVAAMVGTGKKASTVSKKPRMPRKKKATPAKKASHCVFGTDMGRIREVVRKIGGGPVRQHPDGKDTMVDTAIVEFSEQPLNPQMVQIQHRNSRDVSPVSNYDDHHNNYDDFENIPTGREPPSAPVSARKHAPPIRRVLQEKSLAVSTPDQTQPNVTMNFSPLGASSPWRVQNENILPKTFYFSRSKDLLPSYESDIVIRHADNRPKSPARGLIELVADPAAPPRKTSPTHSSMPRPTHAVGLSPSKSAAMFQDIQKSYEQLKVTSEMSEKLISAMRKYKSNTQNHNSLFSKGPDGLSEDERLIAKFREYETNMKKTYLKLKQWYERSQRVLKQSIQAIETVSTLPKTSAQKEVLQNFHRHSEQFVTMINELECAMNDSNVENVAPPKSGGTKDPHVFKEIILSERDFNNPNRSPLKSLDIISMPPNHSPVKSPLVKASYSAFSSNNSNKNSLTKSRDRFSKLSLVKHQSFHPAPTQSLAGPSVLDIGNQIEPTTNANCSLVSTTSLAGPNETQPNKDLFGFEEDVNEDFFTEPTAVNITKDTLKVRLQSARKMLPARPPSRSRRGPTTRGVSRIPKIIGSPTKLRSIHSALSSSTPVANNRKQTKQVVEPEPEPNVSAIVDDREPPKGKESPPVVLFAEPEVPSMSQSCVNRTYSRIPKRNLRRKQNIYLAGLGLSDDDDDDVEVEIDSDASTAADKDESSEAVPRKRQKKHTTGSKAKKTVEQTEEFKKFVDDFNSMCEEVNRYPLIVEHSKQRV